The nucleotide sequence TCTCCTCGACCACAGTCTCCTCGACGGTCTCCGTCTGTTCGACGTCGTCTGCTTCGTTCCCGTCGTCCTCGATGACCGTATCGAACAGTTCGTCATCGGCAAGCCCGTCGTTTGCGTCGTCGGCTTCGTCCGTTGCGGTGACCGCTTCGTCTTCGCCGCCCGCGTCTTCCAGGATGTCAGTCGCATCGTCTTCGAGGAGTTCGTCGGCGTCGTCCTCGACATCCTCGACCGATTCTCCGGGACTCGCTTCGCCCTCCTTTTCCTCGCCTTCGGCCCACTCGGCATCGCCGGATTCGTACTCGTCTTTGAGTTCCGCGAAGGACTTTCCGCCTTCGCCGTCTCCGTCATTTTCCTCATCGTCGGTGTCGCCACCGTCATCCATCTCGAAATCGTCGTCGAATCCGTCATCGATGTCGCCGAACTCGTCGTCGTCCATCTCGAAATCGTCGTCGAACTCGTCTTCGATCGCGTCACCACTTCCTCCGGCGTCTTCGTCCGTGCCGAGGACGTCGCCAACGTCGGTATCGGCTTCCAGATCGTCGCCATCTTCGACCAAGTCCTCGTCGAAGAACCCCTCTGCGTCAGCGTTGGCGATCCCTTCGTCGAGATCTTCTTCCTCGGTCTGATCGCCGCCGTCGTCGAACAGACCGAAGGACTCGTCGCCGGGGCCGCCCAGTCCGCCCGCGTCGATGTCGTCCGCGAACGGATTGACCCCACGGGTCACCATCTCGTAGATGTCAAGCAGCTTTCGAACGTTCTCCTCGACGTCGTCGACCGTCTCCGAGATCTGCTCGTTCTCGTTTCGGACCGTGTTGACCGTCGAAGAGAGGCTCCCGACTTCAGTTTCGAGCTCGTCGAGACGGTGCTGGAGTTCGTCGGTGTCCGCACCGCCACCGCCCTCCATACCGCCGAACTCGTCGTCCTCGAACTCGCCGAAATCGTCGTCTCCCCCGCCGAACCCGCCACCCAGATCGTCCAGATCGTCGCCACCCTCCTCGGGCATCAACCCGTCGTCGCCGCCCCCGTCGACGGAACTGCTAGCGTCCCCCTCGTCGGAGAGGATCGAGTCGAAGACAGACCGGATACTCATTCCGAGCGCTCCCGTCGTCAGGATGGCGACGGCGAGTGGCTCGGCCGACACCGAGCCGACCGACTCGACGATCCAGCCGCCCGTGGCGTCGAGGAGGGGTTGACCCACCTCGCCGACCACAGCCCCGGACTGGAATAGCGAGAGAGTACTCATTGGGAAGATTATTCCCGTACGCGCCCTTCAATCTACCGTCTAGAGTATCATATTTGATAACTGATGGTTTCCTTCAGCAATATTGTCCAGAAATTAGCGTCTGACGCCTCGCGATTATGCCCATACCTTCTCGCAGAGCGGCCCTGGTATCGATATTGGGAACGCCCTGGGAGTCGGTGTGGCAGCCGGGGCGGTATGACTGTTTATTTATGTCTCACTGGAACTGGACTACGCACCGACTGTTATACCGGCTCAGAGTCGCTTTGACTCTCTATTTGCACTTTTGACGATGAGTTCGCCGGTTTCACCTTCGAGTCTGATCGAGCGCCCGTGGTCGCCGCCTACGTCCTCGCCGACGATCGGGATATCCAGTTCCGAAAGCGTCTCTTCGACGACGTTCGCGTTCCGGACGCCGATACCGGACCCGTTCTTCGAGAAGTCGAGCATGTCGCTCCCGCCGGCGATCTTCGCGATCATGCTCGATCGGTCCGCGCCGTGCGCCTCGAGTTCGCTGACCAGCGTCTCGACGCCGGTGTCGGCGAACTTCGCCGGGTTGCCGCCGTTGACTTCCTCGGCGACCGGGAGCATCACGTGAACCAGTCCCGAGACGCCGGTCTCCGCATCGTGAAGCGCAACCCCGATACACGAGCCCAGGCCGCTGGTCGTCAATGTCGCCCCGTCCGTCGAGACGTCGTACTCGGCGATCCCGACCTTGATTCGTTCGGGGGTACTCGTCTGCTCTGTCCCCGATCCGTCGTAGACCTTCATCACTGGAATATTTCCTCGGGATCCGCGTCAGTCTTTTCTGCCCGTTCGACCGCCAATGCTTCGAGTGCCTGCCGGAGTTCCTCGTCGTTTGGCAACGCGTAGATCTCACTTTCGAATTCGACGTCCTCGGTCTGCATCCGCGAGTCGATGACGAAGGCGTGGTCCTGCTGCTGGCCGACCTGGGCTGCCAGCGGGTCGATGATGGCCCGCCCCATGTCATGAACCAGCCGCGGCGGCGTATGATCGACCGACGTCTGGAGGACGTTTGCCCACCCGTCGACGAATCCACTGGTCATGATGTTGCCCAGCTCTTCGATCGCCGCCGTGTGTTGATCGGTGAGCCCGTCGCCGTCGACTTCGGTCGGCATCAGCGCCTCGGCCGCGTTTTTCGCCGAGGCTTCATCGAACAAGACGAGCAGGAAGCCGCTCGGGAGCCCGGTGAACTCGACGGCCGTCCCGACGTACTGGTCGGTACCGACCTGCTTTGGGACGTCCTCGATCCGAGCGAAGTTGATCTGGGACACTTCCGCTTCGACGTCGATCCCGGTCATCATCGAGACGTTTTCGGCTGCCTGCCTGGTACCCTCCCTGGTCATGCGGTTGAAGACGTGGAGTTTGTCCACCGGGATCGCGTCTTCCTCAGCGTCGACGTGGTCCGCCATGACCTCCGTGAGCGAGTCTTGATCCGGCAACATGTAGATGTAGAAGTCGACGGACTCGTCGACCCACTCGATCTCACTTTTGAACACGAACACCTGGTCGTCCGGGGTGGCCGTATCCGATGTGGGTAGGATCCCCTTGCCGGTCCCTTCTATGTACGTCGGTGGGGAGTGTTCGATCGTGGTCTCGAGGTAATCAGCCCACCCGTCGATAAACCCACTCATCATGATGTTGCCGATCTCCTTGACCCCACTTTTCGCCATGTCCCCGCCAGCGCCGTCCCCGGGCAGTAATGCCCCCGTCAACGTTTCACTACACGCCTGGTCGAGCACCAGTACCGTCTGGCCCGACAACTCCCCCTCGAAGTCGAATTCGACGCCGACGAACGCCTGTTCGCCGAGCGCTTCGCCGACGTTTGCCCGATCCATCAGCGTGATCTGGGTCACGTCCACGTCGGCGTCGATCCCGGTCATCTGGGACATCGACGCTGTCGCTTGCTTTGCCCCTTCGTGGGCGAGTTCATTGAACGTCCCGAGCGACTGGATGTCGACGTTCATCTATGAGGGGACAACGTCCTCGATGGCTTCCATGACGCTTGGCTTCTGGAACGGTTTCGTGATGTATCCGTCCGCGCCGGCCTTGACGGCCTCTTTCATCTTCTCCTCCTGGCCGACGCTCGTACACATGATCACGTTCGCATCGGGACTCTCTGTCTTGATCTCGTCGGTGGCCTCGATGCCGTCCCTGATCGGCATCACGATGTCCATCATCACGAGGTCGGGATCGTTTTCCTTGTACGCTTCGACGGCTTCGACGCCGTTCTCGACCTCGTCGACGATCTGATGATCCTCCTCCAAGATCTCGCGTAGCAGGTTCCGCATGAACTCCGAGTCGTCCGCG is from Halorhabdus sp. BNX81 and encodes:
- a CDS encoding FlaD/FlaE family flagellar protein, with the protein product MSTLSLFQSGAVVGEVGQPLLDATGGWIVESVGSVSAEPLAVAILTTGALGMSIRSVFDSILSDEGDASSSVDGGGDDGLMPEEGGDDLDDLGGGFGGGDDDFGEFEDDEFGGMEGGGGADTDELQHRLDELETEVGSLSSTVNTVRNENEQISETVDDVEENVRKLLDIYEMVTRGVNPFADDIDAGGLGGPGDESFGLFDDGGDQTEEEDLDEGIANADAEGFFDEDLVEDGDDLEADTDVGDVLGTDEDAGGSGDAIEDEFDDDFEMDDDEFGDIDDGFDDDFEMDDGGDTDDEENDGDGEGGKSFAELKDEYESGDAEWAEGEEKEGEASPGESVEDVEDDADELLEDDATDILEDAGGEDEAVTATDEADDANDGLADDELFDTVIEDDGNEADDVEQTETVEETVVEETAEPVDDTADPDQETATEELATEETATEEAVDHEQPTEPEADTTAGETTAEAETETADDDDGKPYLTALPDGFLADLIVVEWLEFLVEEVGVRDTAEAIDYYERIDWIDESVADQLRAYLKGFDEGGEAASLTIDHHTRSLRYVSQLNGGGAESIALQQVPRQTGGGPDGIQR
- the cheY gene encoding chemotaxis protein CheY → MPEVLIADDSEFMRNLLREILEEDHQIVDEVENGVEAVEAYKENDPDLVMMDIVMPIRDGIEATDEIKTESPDANVIMCTSVGQEEKMKEAVKAGADGYITKPFQKPSVMEAIEDVVPS
- a CDS encoding chemotaxis protein CheD, with protein sequence MKVYDGSGTEQTSTPERIKVGIAEYDVSTDGATLTTSGLGSCIGVALHDAETGVSGLVHVMLPVAEEVNGGNPAKFADTGVETLVSELEAHGADRSSMIAKIAGGSDMLDFSKNGSGIGVRNANVVEETLSELDIPIVGEDVGGDHGRSIRLEGETGELIVKSANRESKRL
- a CDS encoding chemotaxis protein CheC, with translation MNVDIQSLGTFNELAHEGAKQATASMSQMTGIDADVDVTQITLMDRANVGEALGEQAFVGVEFDFEGELSGQTVLVLDQACSETLTGALLPGDGAGGDMAKSGVKEIGNIMMSGFIDGWADYLETTIEHSPPTYIEGTGKGILPTSDTATPDDQVFVFKSEIEWVDESVDFYIYMLPDQDSLTEVMADHVDAEEDAIPVDKLHVFNRMTREGTRQAAENVSMMTGIDVEAEVSQINFARIEDVPKQVGTDQYVGTAVEFTGLPSGFLLVLFDEASAKNAAEALMPTEVDGDGLTDQHTAAIEELGNIMTSGFVDGWANVLQTSVDHTPPRLVHDMGRAIIDPLAAQVGQQQDHAFVIDSRMQTEDVEFESEIYALPNDEELRQALEALAVERAEKTDADPEEIFQ